The sequence ACCTCGTTCATGATCCGGGTGACGCTCAGGAAAGCCTCCGCCGGGTCGGGGACATAGTAGATCAGCAGCAGAATGCCGGTGACGAACTGCAGGACGAAGAGGGTGATCAGCACCGCCCCCAGGGTGTACCAGATATTGATGTTGCGGGGCAGCAGGTATTTGGTCAGGTTCTGCTCGAGGAGGTCCCTGATCCCCAGTCGCAGGTCGAGCCAGTCGACGATTTGTTTACGCCAGGCCATGGTCGCCCCCTATCCGATCACGATGGAATCATCCTGCACGCTGACAGGATAGGACTCCAGGGGTTTGGGAGGCGGTCCGCCGAGCACCGTGCCGGTCGGGGAAAAACTGCCGGCATGGCAGGGGCATTCAAACTCGCCCTTCTCCGGCAACCATTTGATGATGCAGCCGAGGTGGGTGCAAACCGCGGTGAGGGCGATGAACACACCCGCCTTCTCCTGCAGGACCACGGCAGGATGGCCACGAAACGTGAAGAAATGCGTTCCGCCCAGCGGCACCTGGTCCCGGGGGATGGTAACCTTCTCCTTTTCCCCCACCCCCTTGCGGGGAGCCAGATACTGCCAGACCGGCCAGGAGGCAGCCGCAGCCAGCACCGCTCCGATGCCGCTCAGCATGATGATCAGAAAAAAACGCCGCCGTTCGGGCGGTATCCGGTCGTTCTCCATGGAGCCTCCTGCCTGGCAATCCTGCAAGAAAGGGCGGCCATCGCCCGAAGACCGACAGCCACGTTGCAATCAATGGCAAAGCGCCCTACATTATAAACGTCGGCCATCTTCTTTCAACCATTTGCTGAAGGAAAAAGCCATGCCCGCCCTGACTGCGGTCTTCATCATCGATCCGCCCGAGCGCCTCGACCCACCCACCGACACCTCCCTGGCCCTGATGCGGGAGAGCCTGCGCCGCGGCCAGCAGGTATTCTACTGCACCCTTGCAGAATTGCGGCTGGTTAACGAATCACCCAGTGCTCGGGTCCGCCCCGTGGTTTTCCCGCCCGGGGCTGAGCTGTTTGCAGCCGGCGAGGAGCGGGAGCTCGATCTGGCAACGATCGATGTACTCTACATGCGCAAGGACCCGCCGGTGGACGCCGCCTACCTGCACGCCACCTACATCCTCGATCGGCTGCCGCCACGGGTGCTGCAGGTCAACCCGGCCCAGGCACTGCGCCGCCACTGCGAGAAGCTGATCCCGCTCCATCTGCCGGGACTGCTGCCGGAAACGGTCGTCTCCCGCGCCGCCCGCGACCTCAACGACTTTCTCGACCGGATCGGCCGGATCGTCCTCAAACCCCTGGACGACTGCAGCGGCCGCGGCATCTTTTCCCTGACCCGCGACGATCCCAACCGCCGTGCCCTCATCGACCAGGTGACTGCCGCCGGCAGCCGCTACGTGCAGGGGCAGCGCTTCCTGCCTGAAATTGCCGAAGGGGACAAGCGCGTGCTGTTGCTGGGGGGGGAGATTCTCGGCTGGCTCCGGCGCGTGCCGGCTCCTGGCGACTTCCGCTCCAACGTCAACGCCGGCGGCCGCTGCCTGCCCTGCGAACTGACCGACAGTGACCGTGCCATCTGCGCCCGCCTGGGGGCTTGGCTCAGCCGGGAGGGGATTGTTCTGGCGGGCGCCGATCTGGTCGGCCAACACGTTCTGGAGGTCAACATCACCAGCCCTTCCTGCCTGCGCGAGATGGACGATCTGACCGGCGAGAGACTGGAGCGCAAGATCATCGACTATGTCGAGCGCCGCTGCCGCAGTTGAGCCCGCAGTTTCGAGAGGGGAAAGCCCTCTCGGCACAAAGGGGCTTTCCTGATTCGGATCAGGTAATGGGCAAGGTCAGCGGCCGGGAGAGTTTTCCCCGACATTGCCGTAAACGGGAAGACGCAACATGGGGACCCGCGGGCTGCTGGTCTTGATCA is a genomic window of Desulfuromonadales bacterium containing:
- the gshB gene encoding glutathione synthase, whose translation is MPALTAVFIIDPPERLDPPTDTSLALMRESLRRGQQVFYCTLAELRLVNESPSARVRPVVFPPGAELFAAGEERELDLATIDVLYMRKDPPVDAAYLHATYILDRLPPRVLQVNPAQALRRHCEKLIPLHLPGLLPETVVSRAARDLNDFLDRIGRIVLKPLDDCSGRGIFSLTRDDPNRRALIDQVTAAGSRYVQGQRFLPEIAEGDKRVLLLGGEILGWLRRVPAPGDFRSNVNAGGRCLPCELTDSDRAICARLGAWLSREGIVLAGADLVGQHVLEVNITSPSCLREMDDLTGERLERKIIDYVERRCRS
- a CDS encoding ubiquinol-cytochrome c reductase iron-sulfur subunit translates to MENDRIPPERRRFFLIIMLSGIGAVLAAAASWPVWQYLAPRKGVGEKEKVTIPRDQVPLGGTHFFTFRGHPAVVLQEKAGVFIALTAVCTHLGCIIKWLPEKGEFECPCHAGSFSPTGTVLGGPPPKPLESYPVSVQDDSIVIG